The proteins below are encoded in one region of Flavobacterium sp. IMCC34852:
- a CDS encoding PorP/SprF family type IX secretion system membrane protein, translating to MKKGYLALALLSLFALEVKAQQDPHYTQYMYNMNVMNPAYAGSKDNISGGLLYRQQWVGLEGAPKTATFAIHSPVGKNVGLGLSAISDKIGPVEETNVYGDFSYTVSMGGQSKLAFGLKAGATFQKIGLFSDIGNGYTQQPGDFAFDENSNNIKLNIGTGLFFYTNKYYAALSVPNMLDGKHLDITRNGQEYQFGSDTQHYFLTSGYVFDLSANTKFKPSFMLKSAFKAPTSLDCSANFLFFEKYEIGGTYRLDDSFGAMINFAVTPSVRIGYAYDHVISEINGTSPASHEFMLLFDLNLSKKVSVSPRFF from the coding sequence ATGAAAAAAGGATATTTAGCACTGGCATTACTATCATTGTTCGCATTGGAGGTAAAAGCACAGCAAGATCCACATTATACACAATATATGTATAATATGAACGTCATGAATCCGGCATACGCAGGTTCAAAAGATAATATTTCGGGAGGATTACTTTACCGCCAACAATGGGTTGGCTTAGAAGGCGCTCCAAAGACGGCTACTTTCGCTATTCACAGTCCCGTTGGTAAAAATGTAGGATTGGGATTGTCTGCTATTTCAGATAAAATTGGTCCTGTGGAAGAAACCAATGTATATGGAGATTTCTCTTACACCGTTAGTATGGGTGGCCAAAGCAAATTGGCTTTTGGTTTGAAAGCCGGGGCTACTTTTCAAAAAATCGGCTTGTTTTCAGATATTGGAAATGGGTATACCCAACAACCGGGCGATTTTGCCTTTGACGAAAACAGCAACAATATCAAATTGAATATTGGAACCGGCTTGTTCTTCTATACTAATAAATATTATGCCGCTTTATCGGTACCGAATATGTTAGATGGAAAACATTTAGACATCACCCGAAACGGACAAGAGTACCAATTTGGAAGCGATACCCAACACTATTTTTTAACCAGTGGTTATGTGTTTGACTTATCGGCTAACACCAAATTTAAACCATCATTTATGTTGAAATCAGCTTTCAAAGCACCAACATCTCTTGACTGTTCGGCTAACTTCTTGTTCTTTGAAAAATATGAAATCGGCGGAACCTATCGTTTAGACGACTCTTTCGGAGCCATGATTAACTTTGCAGTAACACCTTCGGTCAGAATTGGCTATGCTTATGACCATGTTATTTCAGAAATCAATGGAACATCTCCGGCTTCACATGAGTTTATGTTATTATTTGATTTAAATTTGTCTAAAAAAGTTTCTGTTTCACCAAGATTTTTCTAA